A genomic stretch from Pseudomonas mendocina includes:
- the trpA gene encoding tryptophan synthase subunit alpha yields the protein MSRLQTRFAELKQENRAALVTFITAGDPDYATSLEILKGLPAAGADVIELGMPFTDPMADGPAIQLANIRALGNGQNLVKTLEMVREFRKGEQNTPLVLMGYFNPIHHYGVDRFIADAKEAGVDGLIVVDLPPEHNADLCDPAQAAGIDFIRLTTPTTDDKRLPVVLDGSSGFVYYVSVAGVTGAGSATVEHVQEAVARLRRHTDLPLCIGFGIRTPEHAATIARLADGVVVGSALIDQIANASDKPQAVKGVLDLCSALAEGVRTAR from the coding sequence ATGAGCCGCCTGCAGACCCGCTTTGCCGAGCTTAAGCAAGAAAACCGCGCCGCACTGGTGACCTTCATCACCGCCGGCGACCCGGATTACGCCACCTCGCTGGAAATCCTCAAAGGCCTGCCAGCGGCGGGTGCTGATGTGATTGAGCTGGGTATGCCGTTCACCGATCCGATGGCTGACGGCCCGGCGATTCAGCTGGCCAACATCCGCGCGTTGGGCAATGGCCAGAACCTGGTGAAAACCCTGGAGATGGTCCGCGAGTTCCGTAAGGGCGAGCAGAACACACCGCTGGTGCTGATGGGCTACTTCAACCCGATCCACCACTACGGCGTTGATCGCTTTATTGCCGATGCCAAAGAGGCTGGCGTTGATGGCCTGATCGTGGTCGATCTGCCACCAGAGCACAACGCTGACCTGTGTGATCCGGCTCAGGCTGCGGGTATCGACTTTATCCGCCTGACCACGCCGACCACTGACGACAAGCGTTTGCCGGTGGTGCTGGATGGCAGCTCGGGCTTCGTTTACTACGTGTCCGTGGCCGGTGTGACCGGTGCCGGTTCCGCCACTGTTGAGCATGTGCAGGAAGCAGTTGCGCGTCTGCGTCGTCACACTGATCTGCCGTTGTGCATCGGCTTTGGTATCCGCACACCGGAGCACGCGGCAACTATTGCCCGTCTGGCCGATGGTGTTGTCGTAGGGTCAGCGTTGATTGATCAAATCGCCAATGCCAGCGACAAGCCGCAAGCCGTTAAAGGGGTTTTGGATTTGTGCAGCGCTTTGGCTGAGGGTGTACGCACTGCTCGCTAA
- a CDS encoding diguanylate cyclase, producing MSAYKNINEALETPQPTESALSHLWGALVVAAVVFAACLFGILTRPLDFLAAFWPANAILLGLLVRCPHLATPAGWGAALVGYLSADLLTGGGLEMTLWMTAANLFGVVAGYLIFRRLSVEDRKLQRPQSVLFMFAICVVVAACSGVVGAGITPFYFGHEVSMGVLIWFSTELVNSLVVLPVILTAPSWALAALNPARSIRRWRLEWRRGVPLLALLVSLAASFYIGGPGAIAFPVPALLWCALSYSLFSTVLLTMAVSTSYLIAVAFIGDAMHVGSDITSTVSIRMGVTFLVLGPMMVASINSVREELLRTLDHAANHDALTGCLLRAPFMARSEARIAQQKQRGMSAAMLMLDIDHFKSINDRYGHPMGDQALLAFSSAIKPLLRKRDLLGRLGGEEFAVLMTSVTFEETMAIAQRLCDEVRKQKVTLDVGDTISMTVSIGVCWQQRADLPLRQMLINSDKALYQAKSTGRNKVVSL from the coding sequence ATGTCTGCTTATAAGAATATAAATGAGGCGTTGGAGACGCCTCAGCCAACTGAATCAGCGCTGAGTCATTTATGGGGCGCGTTGGTTGTTGCGGCCGTCGTGTTCGCTGCGTGCCTGTTTGGCATCCTGACTCGTCCCCTCGATTTCCTTGCGGCTTTTTGGCCAGCTAACGCCATCCTTCTCGGGTTATTGGTGCGTTGCCCTCATCTTGCAACACCGGCCGGATGGGGCGCGGCGTTGGTGGGTTATTTGTCTGCTGATCTCCTGACCGGGGGCGGTTTGGAGATGACCTTGTGGATGACGGCGGCAAACCTATTTGGCGTCGTGGCCGGATACCTGATCTTCAGGCGCTTGAGCGTTGAGGATCGCAAGCTGCAGCGTCCACAATCTGTGCTGTTTATGTTTGCTATCTGCGTGGTGGTTGCGGCTTGTAGCGGAGTTGTGGGCGCAGGCATCACCCCGTTTTATTTCGGCCACGAAGTGTCCATGGGAGTGCTGATCTGGTTTTCCACTGAGCTGGTCAACAGTCTGGTTGTGCTCCCGGTTATTTTGACAGCGCCAAGTTGGGCGCTGGCTGCGCTGAATCCGGCGCGTTCCATACGTCGTTGGCGATTGGAGTGGCGTCGGGGAGTGCCTTTGTTGGCGCTATTGGTGTCACTGGCTGCCAGCTTTTATATCGGCGGGCCGGGGGCCATTGCGTTTCCGGTTCCGGCATTGCTGTGGTGCGCCTTGAGCTACAGCCTGTTCAGCACGGTTTTGCTGACAATGGCTGTCAGTACCAGCTACTTAATCGCAGTCGCATTTATTGGCGATGCGATGCATGTAGGCTCTGATATCACGTCTACCGTCTCCATTCGTATGGGGGTCACCTTCCTGGTTTTGGGCCCCATGATGGTGGCCAGCATCAACAGTGTCCGTGAGGAGTTGCTGCGCACGCTTGATCACGCGGCTAACCACGATGCCTTGACCGGCTGCTTGCTGCGGGCGCCGTTTATGGCGCGCAGTGAGGCGCGTATTGCACAACAGAAGCAGCGAGGCATGAGTGCTGCCATGCTGATGCTCGATATTGATCACTTTAAGAGCATTAATGACCGTTACGGCCACCCCATGGGGGACCAGGCGCTGCTGGCATTCTCCTCGGCGATCAAGCCTCTGTTACGTAAGCGCGACTTGCTCGGGCGTCTGGGCGGTGAAGAGTTTGCGGTGTTGATGACCAGCGTGACGTTTGAAGAAACCATGGCCATTGCTCAACGTCTTTGTGATGAAGTGCGTAAGCAAAAAGTGACGTTAGATGTTGGCGATACCATTTCCATGACCGTCAGCATTGGCGTGTGTTGGCAACAGCGGGCGGACCTGCCGTTGCGGCAAATGCTGATCAACTCAGACAAGGCGTTGTATCAGGCCAAGTCAACGGGGCGTAACAAGGTCGTCAGCCTGTAA
- a CDS encoding LLM class flavin-dependent oxidoreductase, with product MSLLQQTKLSILDLAPIRDDGDAAQSLHNSLALAQHAERLGFERFWVAEHHNMDGIASSATSVLLGYLAAGTSTIRLGSGGVMLPNHSPLVIAEQFGTLATLYPGRIDLGLGRAPGADHFTAQALRRDRLGSADDFPADVEELQRYLGPRTDDQRVIAVPGTGTQVPIWLLGSSLFSAQLAGQKGLPYAFASHFAPRYMHEAIRIYRNHFQPSEVLDKPYVMLGVPLLLADTDEQAQYLATSAFQRILALLRGHSLKQRPPVQSMEGLWLPHEREGVSNFFGMAVIGGPETARKRLEMILEQTGADELIFTCDMYDFADRLHSFDLLAELAGKR from the coding sequence ATGAGCCTCCTTCAGCAAACCAAGCTGTCCATCCTCGACCTTGCGCCGATCCGTGACGACGGTGACGCTGCACAGTCGCTGCACAACTCACTGGCCCTTGCTCAACACGCCGAGCGTCTCGGCTTCGAGCGCTTTTGGGTGGCGGAACACCACAACATGGACGGTATCGCCAGCTCAGCCACCTCCGTGCTACTCGGCTATCTGGCCGCAGGCACCAGCACCATCCGCCTCGGCTCCGGCGGGGTGATGCTGCCCAACCATTCACCACTGGTGATCGCCGAGCAGTTCGGCACACTGGCCACGCTCTATCCGGGGCGGATTGATTTAGGCTTGGGGCGCGCACCGGGCGCCGATCATTTCACCGCACAGGCGCTGCGCCGTGATCGCCTCGGCAGCGCAGATGATTTCCCGGCAGATGTGGAGGAGCTGCAACGCTACCTCGGCCCGCGCACGGACGATCAACGCGTGATCGCGGTGCCCGGTACCGGCACACAGGTGCCCATCTGGTTGCTTGGCTCCAGCCTGTTCAGCGCGCAACTGGCCGGGCAAAAAGGCCTGCCTTACGCGTTTGCCTCACACTTCGCGCCGCGCTACATGCACGAGGCGATCCGCATCTACCGCAATCACTTCCAGCCGTCCGAAGTCCTCGATAAGCCTTACGTAATGCTCGGCGTACCGCTGCTGCTGGCCGACACCGACGAGCAAGCGCAATACCTCGCCACTTCTGCCTTCCAGCGCATTCTGGCCCTGCTGCGCGGGCACAGCCTGAAACAGCGCCCGCCAGTGCAGAGTATGGAAGGGCTGTGGCTGCCCCATGAGCGCGAAGGTGTCAGCAACTTCTTCGGCATGGCCGTGATTGGCGGGCCGGAAACAGCGCGTAAGCGACTGGAAATGATCCTGGAACAGACCGGCGCGGATGAGCTGATCTTCACCTGCGATATGTACGACTTCGCCGACCGCCTGCACAGCTTCGACCTGCTCGCCGAGCTGGCCGGGAAGCGCTGA
- the argE gene encoding acetylornithine deacetylase: protein MPLPSFKDQFAALIAAPSVSCTQPSWDQSNLTVIELLSSWLGDLGFSCEVQQVTPGKYNLLASYGSGPGGLVLAGHSDTVPFDAALWQTDPLKLTEVDGRWVGLGSCDMKGFFALIIEAVKPLLDQPFKQPLLILATCDEESSMSGARALADAGRPLGRAAVIGEPTGLKPIRLHKGVMMERIDILGQSGHSSNPALGHSALEAMQDVMLALRNLRGQWQQQYNNPQFSVPQPTLNFGCIHGGDNPNRICGQCSLEFDLRPLPGMQPEQLRAAIRQKLQPLAEQHQVKIDFAPLFPSVPPFEQPADAELVRLAEQLSGHSATAVAFGTEASYLQQLGCETLVLGPGDIDCAHQPGEYLEMSRLQPTVRLLQQLIGHYCLQPA from the coding sequence ATGCCTCTACCTTCTTTTAAAGATCAATTCGCCGCACTTATTGCTGCGCCGTCTGTGAGCTGCACTCAGCCCAGCTGGGATCAGTCCAATCTCACTGTCATCGAATTGCTCAGCTCGTGGCTTGGCGACCTCGGCTTTAGTTGCGAAGTCCAACAAGTTACTCCCGGCAAATACAACCTGCTCGCCAGCTATGGCTCAGGCCCTGGCGGTCTGGTTCTGGCCGGTCATAGCGACACCGTGCCCTTTGATGCCGCGCTGTGGCAGACCGATCCACTGAAACTCACCGAAGTCGATGGACGCTGGGTTGGGCTCGGCAGTTGCGATATGAAGGGCTTCTTTGCCCTGATTATCGAAGCGGTCAAACCGCTGTTGGATCAACCCTTCAAGCAGCCGCTGCTGATCCTCGCCACTTGCGATGAAGAAAGCTCTATGTCCGGCGCTCGCGCTCTGGCGGATGCCGGGCGGCCGCTTGGACGTGCTGCTGTCATCGGCGAACCGACCGGACTGAAACCGATCCGCCTGCACAAAGGCGTGATGATGGAACGCATCGATATCCTCGGCCAGAGCGGCCACTCGTCTAATCCTGCGCTGGGGCACAGCGCTCTGGAAGCGATGCAAGATGTGATGCTGGCGTTACGCAACCTGCGCGGACAATGGCAACAGCAGTACAACAATCCACAATTCAGCGTACCGCAGCCGACGCTAAACTTTGGCTGCATCCACGGCGGCGACAACCCTAACCGCATCTGCGGTCAGTGTTCTCTTGAGTTCGACCTGCGCCCTCTGCCGGGCATGCAGCCTGAACAACTGCGTGCTGCCATCCGCCAGAAGCTGCAACCGCTTGCCGAGCAGCATCAGGTGAAGATCGACTTCGCCCCACTGTTCCCCAGCGTGCCACCGTTTGAGCAGCCAGCCGACGCGGAACTGGTGCGACTGGCCGAACAATTGAGCGGCCACAGCGCAACGGCAGTAGCATTCGGCACCGAAGCGTCTTATCTTCAGCAACTGGGTTGCGAAACACTGGTGTTGGGCCCCGGCGATATCGATTGCGCCCACCAACCCGGTGAATACTTGGAAATGTCACGTTTGCAGCCTACTGTGCGTCTACTGCAACAATTAATCGGCCACTATTGCCTGCAACCGGCCTGA
- a CDS encoding LysR family transcriptional regulator, producing the protein MSQDLPPLNALRAFESAARLGSVSRAADELHVTHGAISRQIRQLEEHLGLSLFSKEGRGLKLTDQGIRLRDVSSEVFNRLRSTCLDLQQDRADAPFVLACPGSLLARWFIPRLDRLNRELPELRLQLSASEGELNPRRSGINATLWYAEPPWPADMQVYELAVERIGPVISPRFSRYEALHQAPAAALLTEPLLYTISRPQAWPSWAASNGLDASALKLGQGFEHLYYLLEAAAAGLGVAIAPQQLVADDLAAGRLIAPWGFVPASAHLALWVPGRQMDKRAQLLADWLRRELNG; encoded by the coding sequence ATGAGCCAGGACCTTCCACCGCTAAATGCGCTACGCGCCTTCGAATCTGCGGCTCGTTTAGGCAGCGTAAGCCGCGCTGCAGATGAGCTTCACGTCACACATGGGGCCATCAGCAGGCAGATCAGGCAGCTGGAGGAACACCTCGGCCTGAGCTTGTTCAGCAAGGAGGGTCGCGGCCTTAAACTCACAGATCAGGGGATTCGCTTACGGGATGTGAGCAGCGAAGTGTTCAACCGCCTGCGCAGCACTTGCCTCGATTTACAGCAAGATCGCGCCGATGCCCCCTTCGTCCTCGCCTGCCCTGGCAGCCTCCTGGCCCGCTGGTTTATCCCACGTCTCGACCGCCTCAACCGCGAACTGCCCGAACTGCGCCTACAACTGTCGGCCAGTGAAGGTGAGCTGAATCCACGGCGCAGCGGCATCAACGCCACGCTCTGGTATGCCGAGCCGCCATGGCCTGCGGACATGCAGGTCTATGAACTGGCCGTAGAACGAATCGGCCCGGTCATCAGCCCGCGCTTCAGTCGCTATGAGGCCCTGCATCAGGCACCTGCTGCAGCGCTGCTGACTGAGCCGCTGCTGTATACCATTTCCCGCCCGCAAGCCTGGCCGAGCTGGGCGGCGAGCAACGGGCTGGATGCCTCAGCCCTTAAACTCGGGCAAGGTTTCGAGCATTTGTATTACCTGCTTGAGGCGGCGGCTGCCGGGCTAGGGGTGGCGATTGCACCGCAACAACTGGTGGCAGACGACCTGGCCGCTGGTCGGCTGATCGCACCGTGGGGGTTTGTCCCGGCCTCTGCTCATCTGGCGCTGTGGGTGCCGGGCAGGCAAATGGACAAGCGCGCGCAGCTACTCGCAGATTGGCTACGCCGTGAGCTAAACGGCTAA
- a CDS encoding TIGR00153 family protein — translation MPANPFASLFGRSPIGPMQNHFAKAHECAANLVPFFDAVMAQDWAKVEEIQQFMSALEHDADKLKKSVRLNLPKSLFLPVPRSDLLELLSVQDKVANRAKDIAGLMLGREMAIPPALQPLMRAFVQRSVDASAQALKAMNELDELLVTGFGGREAALVESMVIELEQIERDTDAMQIEVRRALFKLEKDLPPVDVMFLYKIIEWIGDVADRAERVGNRLEQLLAR, via the coding sequence ATGCCTGCCAATCCATTTGCCAGCCTGTTTGGGCGCTCGCCGATTGGGCCAATGCAGAATCACTTTGCTAAAGCTCACGAGTGCGCAGCCAATCTGGTGCCTTTCTTTGATGCCGTTATGGCGCAAGACTGGGCAAAAGTGGAAGAGATCCAGCAGTTCATGTCTGCGCTGGAGCATGACGCCGACAAGCTCAAAAAGAGCGTACGGCTGAATCTGCCGAAAAGCCTTTTCCTGCCCGTACCGCGTTCGGACCTGCTTGAACTGCTCAGTGTACAGGACAAAGTGGCCAACCGCGCCAAGGACATTGCCGGCCTGATGCTTGGCCGCGAAATGGCAATCCCTCCGGCGCTGCAACCGCTGATGCGCGCCTTCGTACAACGCAGTGTGGACGCCAGCGCCCAAGCCCTGAAAGCCATGAATGAGCTGGATGAGTTGCTGGTCACCGGCTTTGGCGGCCGCGAAGCCGCGCTGGTCGAGTCCATGGTGATTGAGCTTGAGCAAATCGAACGAGACACCGACGCGATGCAAATCGAAGTGCGCCGTGCCCTGTTCAAACTGGAGAAGGACCTTCCCCCGGTCGACGTGATGTTCCTCTACAAGATCATCGAATGGATCGGCGATGTCGCCGACCGTGCCGAGCGCGTCGGCAACCGTCTGGAACAACTGCTGGCGCGTTAA
- a CDS encoding TetR/AcrR family transcriptional regulator, which translates to MSRTPTVRKPRASSQTRIAGILTAARELLTEEGVAALSIYSVAERAGIPPSSVYHFFASVPLLLEALVADIHSAFRACLLEPVAHDSLNNWRDLSRVVEQRMLAIYAKDAAARQLILAQHGLAEINQADRQHDLELGQLMQALFERHFPLPQLPDDVDVFALAMELGDRVYARSVQLHNEVTPRMAEEGMRVFDAYLSLYLPPHLPKRQAPRGSDFSHEAV; encoded by the coding sequence ATGTCGCGTACACCAACTGTCCGTAAACCACGTGCCAGCAGCCAGACCCGAATTGCCGGGATTCTTACGGCAGCCCGTGAGCTGCTTACCGAAGAAGGTGTAGCGGCTTTGTCGATCTATAGCGTGGCGGAGCGTGCAGGCATTCCGCCTTCTTCGGTCTACCACTTTTTTGCCAGTGTGCCGCTGTTGCTTGAGGCGTTGGTTGCAGATATCCACAGCGCTTTTCGAGCGTGCCTGCTGGAGCCGGTGGCGCACGACAGCTTAAATAATTGGCGTGACCTGTCGCGGGTCGTAGAGCAGCGCATGCTGGCGATTTACGCCAAGGATGCCGCTGCCCGGCAACTGATTTTGGCTCAGCACGGGCTGGCCGAAATTAATCAAGCCGACCGTCAGCACGACTTGGAATTGGGGCAGTTGATGCAGGCGTTGTTCGAACGGCATTTCCCGCTGCCGCAACTGCCGGACGATGTGGACGTGTTTGCGTTGGCGATGGAGTTGGGCGATCGGGTATACGCCCGTTCCGTGCAATTGCATAACGAGGTGACCCCGCGCATGGCTGAAGAGGGCATGCGCGTGTTCGATGCTTACCTGAGCCTGTACCTGCCGCCCCACCTGCCTAAACGACAAGCGCCCCGTGGGAGTGACTTTAGTCACGAAGCTGTCTGA
- the argA gene encoding amino-acid N-acetyltransferase, which produces MHDHVNWLRNASPYINSHRDCTFVVMLPGEGVAHPNFANIVHDIVLLHSLGVRLVLVHGSRPQIESRLNSQGLTPHYHNNLRITDAPTLECVIEAVGHLRIALEARLSMDMARSPMQGSRLRITSGNFVTARPIGVLDGIDFHHTGEVRRIDRKGINRQLDERSIVLLSPLGYSPTGEIFNLACEDVATRAAIELKADKLILFGEESGLMDEQGNLVRELRPQQVPAHLQRLGSSYQGELLDAAAEACKGGVRRSHIVSYAEDGAMLSELFTRTGNGTLVAQEQFESVREATIEDVGGLIELITPLEDQGILVRRSREVLEREIEQFTIVEREGLIISCAALYPIADSDSGELACLAVNPAYRHGGRGDQLLERIEQRARAMGLKKLFVLTTRTAHWFRERGFEPSSVDRLPAARASLYNFQRNSQVFEKPL; this is translated from the coding sequence ATGCACGATCACGTCAATTGGCTGCGTAATGCCTCCCCGTACATTAACTCCCACCGGGACTGCACCTTTGTCGTCATGCTCCCCGGCGAGGGCGTCGCTCACCCGAATTTCGCCAATATCGTTCACGACATTGTCCTGCTGCACAGCCTTGGCGTGCGCTTGGTACTGGTGCATGGTTCACGCCCGCAAATTGAGTCACGCCTCAATAGCCAAGGCCTGACTCCGCACTACCACAACAACCTGCGCATTACCGATGCGCCCACGCTTGAGTGCGTGATTGAAGCGGTGGGGCATCTGCGTATCGCGCTGGAAGCCCGCCTGTCGATGGACATGGCCCGCTCCCCGATGCAGGGCTCACGCCTGCGCATCACCAGCGGCAATTTTGTCACTGCACGGCCCATTGGCGTGCTCGATGGCATCGACTTCCACCATACTGGCGAAGTCCGCCGGATCGACCGCAAAGGCATCAATCGCCAGCTGGATGAACGCAGCATTGTGCTGCTGTCACCGCTGGGCTATTCGCCAACCGGGGAGATTTTCAACCTGGCTTGCGAAGATGTCGCCACTAGGGCTGCCATTGAACTAAAAGCCGACAAATTGATTCTTTTCGGCGAAGAATCAGGCTTGATGGACGAACAAGGCAACTTGGTTCGCGAGCTCCGTCCACAGCAAGTACCGGCCCATCTCCAGCGTCTGGGCAGCAGCTATCAGGGCGAACTGCTCGACGCCGCCGCCGAGGCTTGCAAAGGCGGCGTGCGCCGCAGCCATATCGTCAGTTATGCCGAAGATGGCGCCATGCTCAGCGAGCTGTTCACCCGCACCGGTAACGGTACGCTGGTGGCACAAGAGCAGTTTGAGTCCGTCCGGGAAGCCACCATTGAAGATGTTGGCGGTCTGATTGAGCTGATCACGCCACTTGAGGATCAAGGCATTCTGGTGCGGCGCTCGCGGGAAGTGCTGGAGCGCGAGATTGAACAGTTCACCATCGTTGAACGCGAAGGCCTGATCATCTCCTGCGCGGCGCTGTACCCGATTGCGGACTCAGACAGCGGCGAGCTGGCCTGCCTGGCCGTCAACCCGGCCTACCGCCACGGCGGGCGCGGCGATCAATTGCTCGAACGCATTGAGCAACGGGCCCGTGCCATGGGCCTGAAAAAGCTGTTCGTCCTCACCACCCGCACCGCTCACTGGTTCCGTGAGCGCGGCTTCGAGCCCAGCAGCGTCGACCGCCTGCCTGCGGCCCGGGCATCGCTGTACAACTTTCAGCGTAATTCGCAGGTGTTTGAAAAACCGCTGTAA
- the trpB gene encoding tryptophan synthase subunit beta: MSSFRTGPDAKGLFGSFGGQYVAETLMPLIHDLAAEYEKAKADPEFLKELAYYQRDFVGRPSPLYHAERLSEHFGGAKIYFKREELNHTGAHKINNCIGQILLAKRMGKKRIIAETGAGMHGVATATVAARFGMDCVIFMGTTDIDRQQANVFRMKLLGATVIPVVAGTGTLKDAMNEALRDWVTNVHNTFYMIGTVAGPHPYPQMVRDFQAVIGRETRAQILEHEGRLPDSLVACIGGGSNAIGLFHEFLDDKDVKIVGVEAAGYGIETGKHAASLNGGEPGVLHGNRTFLLQDDDGQIIDAHSISAGLDYPGIGPEHAWLHDVGRVEYTSVTDDEALKAFHTCCRYEGIIPALESSHALAEAFKRAPTLPKDHIMVINLSGRGDKDMQTVMHHLDLDQQENH, translated from the coding sequence ATGTCGTCCTTCCGCACCGGTCCTGATGCCAAAGGGCTGTTTGGCAGCTTCGGCGGCCAGTATGTCGCTGAAACCCTGATGCCGCTGATCCATGATCTGGCCGCTGAATACGAAAAGGCCAAGGCCGATCCTGAGTTCCTCAAGGAACTGGCTTACTACCAGCGTGACTTCGTCGGCCGTCCGAGCCCGCTGTACCACGCTGAGCGCCTGAGCGAGCACTTCGGCGGCGCGAAGATTTACTTCAAGCGTGAAGAGCTGAACCACACCGGCGCGCACAAGATCAACAACTGCATTGGCCAGATTCTGCTGGCCAAGCGCATGGGCAAAAAACGCATCATCGCTGAGACCGGCGCGGGCATGCACGGTGTGGCGACTGCCACCGTGGCGGCACGTTTCGGTATGGATTGCGTGATTTTCATGGGCACCACTGACATCGACCGTCAGCAGGCCAACGTTTTCCGCATGAAGCTGCTGGGCGCCACCGTGATTCCGGTTGTGGCGGGCACCGGTACCCTGAAAGACGCGATGAACGAAGCCCTGCGTGACTGGGTGACCAACGTTCACAACACCTTCTACATGATCGGCACCGTGGCCGGTCCGCACCCGTATCCGCAAATGGTGCGCGACTTCCAGGCAGTAATTGGCCGCGAAACCCGTGCACAGATTCTGGAGCACGAAGGTCGTCTGCCGGATAGCTTGGTGGCGTGCATTGGTGGCGGCTCCAACGCCATCGGCCTGTTCCACGAATTCCTTGATGACAAAGACGTGAAAATCGTCGGCGTTGAAGCCGCCGGTTACGGCATCGAAACTGGCAAGCATGCGGCCAGCCTGAATGGCGGCGAGCCGGGCGTGCTGCACGGCAACCGCACCTTCCTGCTGCAGGATGACGACGGTCAGATCATCGACGCTCACTCGATTTCTGCTGGTCTGGATTACCCCGGCATTGGCCCGGAACACGCCTGGCTGCATGACGTCGGCCGCGTTGAATACACCTCCGTGACTGACGACGAAGCGCTGAAAGCCTTCCACACCTGCTGCCGCTACGAAGGCATCATCCCGGCGCTGGAAAGCTCTCACGCCCTGGCCGAAGCCTTTAAACGTGCGCCGACCCTGCCGAAGGATCACATCATGGTGATCAACCTGTCCGGCCGTGGCGACAAAGACATGCAAACCGTTATGCATCACCTGGATCTTGATCAGCAGGAGAACCACTAA
- a CDS encoding inorganic phosphate transporter has translation MSFIADYGLVLLLLACLFGFFMAWGVGANDVANAMGTSVGSKALTIKQAILIAMVFEFCGAYLAGGEVTETIKSGIVDASMISPELMVLGMMSALLAAGSWLLIASMRGWPVSTTHSIVGAVIGFAAVGVSFDAVHWEGVGPIVASWVVTPVLAGIISFILFSSVQKLIIDTDNPFQNAKRYVPMYMFITGFVISLMTMTKGLKHVGLNLTNTQGFMLSLGIGAVVMLVGITLLKRVKVDEEADKNFHFSSVEKVFAILMIFTACAMAFAHGSNDVANAVGPLAAIVEVLLSGGDVAVGAKATVPGWVLLLGAIGIVVGLATYGYKVIATIGKEITELTPSRGFAAELAAATTVVSASGLGLPISTTHTLVGAILGVGLARGIGALNLGMIGKIFLSWVVTLPVGAVLSIIFFTILSGIFT, from the coding sequence ATGTCTTTTATTGCGGACTACGGCCTCGTATTGCTGCTGCTTGCCTGCTTGTTTGGCTTTTTCATGGCCTGGGGCGTGGGCGCCAACGACGTGGCCAACGCCATGGGCACATCAGTAGGCTCCAAAGCCCTGACTATTAAACAGGCGATCCTGATCGCCATGGTGTTCGAGTTCTGCGGTGCTTACCTGGCCGGCGGTGAAGTAACGGAGACCATTAAGAGCGGCATCGTTGACGCCTCGATGATCAGCCCGGAGCTTATGGTTCTGGGCATGATGTCAGCACTCTTGGCGGCTGGTAGCTGGCTGCTGATTGCCTCTATGCGTGGCTGGCCGGTATCCACCACTCACTCCATCGTCGGTGCGGTAATCGGCTTTGCGGCCGTAGGCGTATCGTTCGATGCGGTGCACTGGGAAGGCGTGGGCCCGATCGTAGCGAGCTGGGTCGTAACGCCTGTTCTGGCCGGTATCATTTCGTTCATCCTGTTCAGCAGCGTACAGAAGCTGATCATCGACACTGACAACCCGTTCCAGAACGCCAAGCGTTATGTGCCGATGTACATGTTCATCACCGGCTTCGTCATCTCCCTGATGACCATGACCAAAGGCCTCAAACATGTTGGCCTGAACCTGACCAACACCCAAGGCTTCATGCTCTCACTGGGTATTGGCGCAGTGGTGATGCTGGTAGGTATTACTCTGCTCAAACGCGTCAAAGTGGATGAGGAAGCAGACAAAAACTTCCACTTCTCCAGCGTAGAAAAAGTATTCGCCATCCTGATGATCTTCACCGCCTGCGCCATGGCCTTCGCCCACGGCTCCAACGACGTAGCAAACGCGGTAGGCCCGCTGGCGGCCATCGTTGAAGTGCTGCTTTCCGGCGGCGACGTAGCGGTGGGTGCCAAGGCTACAGTGCCTGGCTGGGTACTGCTGCTGGGTGCGATCGGTATCGTAGTAGGTCTGGCTACTTATGGTTATAAAGTGATTGCCACCATTGGTAAGGAAATCACTGAACTGACCCCAAGCCGCGGCTTCGCCGCTGAGCTGGCCGCTGCCACCACCGTGGTCAGCGCTTCAGGTCTAGGCCTGCCGATTTCCACCACCCACACTCTGGTGGGTGCGATCCTCGGTGTAGGCCTGGCTCGCGGTATCGGTGCGTTGAACCTGGGCATGATCGGCAAGATCTTCCTGTCCTGGGTGGTCACACTGCCTGTGGGTGCCGTGCTGTCGATCATCTTCTTCACCATCCTCAGCGGCATCTTCACCTGA